The Delphinus delphis chromosome 10, mDelDel1.2, whole genome shotgun sequence genome includes a region encoding these proteins:
- the SELENOK gene encoding selenoprotein K, with protein MVYISNGQVLDSRSQSPWRLSFITDFFWGIAEFVVLFFRTLFQQDVKKRRGYGSSSDSRYDDGRGPPGNPPRRMGRINHLRGPNPPPMAGGUGR; from the exons atggtTTACATCTCGAATG GACAAGTGTTGGACAGCAGGAGTCAGTCCCCATGGAGATTGTCTTTTATAACAGATTTCTTCTGGGGAATAGCCGAGTTTGTGGTTTTGTT TTTCAGAACTCTGTTTCAGCAAGATGTGAAAAAGAGAAGAGGCTACGGAAGCTCATCTGATTCCAGATATGATGATGGAAGAgg GCCACCAGGAAACCCCCCGAGAAGAATGGGTCGAATTAATCATCTGCGTGGCCCTAATCCTCCTCCAATGGCCGGTGGATGAGGAAGGTAA